The following proteins are co-located in the Microvirga ossetica genome:
- a CDS encoding adenine phosphoribosyltransferase, which yields MDQRLLTDLKASIRSIPDYPKPGIVFRDITTLLGDARAFRRAVDELVHPFAGGRIDKVAGIEARGFILGGAVAHQLSAGFVPIRKKGKLPHETVRIVYSLEYGVDEMEIHTDAIGQGERVILVDDLIATGGTAVAATQLLRQIGANIVAACFIIDLPDLGGAQKLRDIGVDVRSLVSFEGH from the coding sequence ATGGACCAGCGTCTCCTCACCGACCTGAAGGCGTCGATCCGCTCGATTCCGGATTATCCGAAGCCCGGCATCGTGTTCCGGGACATCACGACGCTGCTCGGCGACGCGCGGGCGTTCCGGCGGGCGGTGGACGAGCTCGTTCATCCCTTCGCCGGCGGGCGCATCGACAAGGTGGCCGGGATCGAGGCGCGCGGTTTCATTCTCGGTGGCGCGGTGGCGCACCAGCTCTCCGCCGGCTTCGTGCCGATCCGCAAGAAGGGCAAGCTGCCCCACGAGACGGTGCGGATCGTCTATTCGCTGGAATACGGCGTCGACGAGATGGAGATCCATACCGATGCCATCGGCCAGGGCGAGCGGGTGATCCTGGTGGACGACCTGATCGCTACCGGCGGCACGGCGGTGGCGGCGACCCAGCTCCTGCGTCAGATCGGAGCCAACATCGTCGCCGCCTGCTTCATCATCGACCTGCCCGACCTCGGCGGCGCCCAGAAATTACGCGATATCGGCGTCGACGTGCGCAGCCTCGTGAGCTTCGAGGGGCATTGA
- a CDS encoding S-methyl-5'-thioadenosine phosphorylase: MTKAVLGIIGGSGVYDLPGLEDMREERIESPWGEPSDVLRIGRIGETRIAFLPRHGRGHRLSPSDIDYRANIDVMKRAGVTDLISVSACGSFRDEYYPGFFVLVDQYVDRTHARKTSFFGKGCVAHVPMAHPVGPLLRQRIADAAVAEKIPFALGGTLVCIEGPQFSTYAESMTYKKLGYDVIGMTAMPEAKLAREAEITYATIAMVTDYDCWHPEHDNVDVASVVAVAHQNAVKVARLVARVARDFPAEHEPCLAGSDRALDGAIMTAPSARDPELLKKLDAVAGRVLKA, encoded by the coding sequence ATGACGAAGGCGGTTCTGGGCATCATCGGCGGGTCGGGCGTCTACGACCTGCCCGGACTCGAGGACATGCGCGAGGAGCGGATCGAATCCCCCTGGGGCGAGCCCTCCGACGTGCTGCGCATCGGGCGCATCGGCGAGACCCGGATCGCCTTCCTGCCCCGCCATGGGCGCGGGCACCGCCTGTCTCCCTCCGACATCGACTACCGCGCCAATATCGACGTGATGAAGCGGGCAGGCGTGACCGACCTGATCTCCGTTTCGGCCTGCGGCTCGTTCAGGGACGAATATTATCCCGGCTTCTTCGTGCTGGTGGACCAGTATGTGGACCGCACCCATGCCCGTAAGACCTCCTTCTTCGGCAAGGGCTGCGTCGCGCATGTGCCCATGGCCCATCCGGTCGGGCCGCTGCTGCGGCAGCGCATCGCGGATGCTGCGGTGGCGGAGAAGATCCCGTTTGCGCTGGGCGGCACGCTGGTCTGCATCGAGGGGCCGCAATTCTCGACCTACGCCGAGTCGATGACCTACAAGAAGCTCGGCTACGACGTGATCGGCATGACCGCCATGCCCGAGGCCAAGCTCGCCCGCGAGGCCGAGATCACCTATGCCACCATCGCCATGGTGACGGATTACGATTGCTGGCACCCGGAGCACGACAATGTGGACGTCGCCTCCGTCGTCGCCGTCGCGCATCAGAACGCCGTCAAGGTCGCGCGTTTGGTGGCGCGTGTCGCGCGGGATTTCCCGGCCGAGCACGAGCCGTGCCTCGCAGGCTCGGACAGGGCGCTCGACGGCGCCATCATGACCGCGCCCTCCGCCCGCGATCCGGAGCTTCTGAAGAAGCTGGATGCGGTGGCGGGGCGGGTTCTGAAGGCCTGA
- a CDS encoding cupin domain-containing protein: MSQQAQRPSFIRHYKELQGDGTAVFRGTKELRSINSPFSEALGLTKLGIHHELLPPGRRTSYPHAESSEEEFVYVIEGAPDVWIDGELFRLAPGDGVGFPAGTGIAHSFLNNTDEPVRLLVVGEANKDENRIVYPVNRELRAHRTDWWDDAPARSLGPHDGKPRRPE; the protein is encoded by the coding sequence ATGTCCCAGCAGGCCCAACGCCCCTCCTTCATCCGTCATTACAAGGAGCTCCAGGGCGACGGCACCGCGGTCTTTCGCGGCACGAAGGAGTTGCGAAGCATCAACTCCCCCTTCTCCGAGGCCCTCGGCCTGACGAAGCTCGGTATTCATCACGAATTGCTGCCGCCGGGCCGGCGCACCTCGTATCCGCATGCGGAAAGCTCAGAGGAGGAATTCGTCTACGTGATCGAAGGCGCGCCCGATGTCTGGATCGACGGCGAACTCTTCCGCCTTGCCCCCGGCGACGGGGTCGGCTTTCCGGCCGGAACCGGGATCGCGCACAGCTTCCTGAACAACACCGACGAGCCCGTCCGGCTCCTGGTCGTCGGCGAGGCGAACAAGGACGAGAACCGGATCGTCTATCCGGTCAATCGGGAGCTGCGTGCCCATCGCACCGACTGGTGGGACGATGCGCCGGCGCGCTCGCTCGGCCCGCATGACGGCAAGCCGCGCCGACCGGAGTGA
- a CDS encoding 2'-5' RNA ligase family protein → MTMLQTIADEIWGRPCLAYHVQPSLEPEARDAFEAVQRAFAALCPEPLHVGPKHGLHVTIYPLLTVWGDYDKDAYWQQIAGRTQGILDDLCTGHRPLELRFSGLKVTNTAIIATATEESGLIAAIRERIVRDIPPPPGQKPIIYDLIHSTLARYRTKASIPDDVVACIECLPVSITAPVRRIRLVRETLFPCLATDELASFPLG, encoded by the coding sequence GTGACCATGTTGCAGACGATCGCCGACGAGATCTGGGGCCGGCCCTGCCTCGCCTATCACGTCCAGCCCAGCCTGGAGCCCGAGGCCCGTGACGCCTTCGAGGCGGTGCAGCGGGCCTTCGCCGCGCTCTGTCCGGAACCCCTGCATGTCGGGCCGAAGCATGGGCTGCACGTCACCATCTATCCGCTGCTGACGGTATGGGGAGACTACGACAAGGACGCGTACTGGCAGCAGATCGCCGGACGAACTCAAGGCATCCTCGATGACCTCTGCACCGGCCATCGGCCTCTGGAGCTGCGTTTCTCCGGCCTCAAGGTGACCAACACCGCCATCATCGCGACGGCGACCGAGGAAAGCGGCCTGATCGCGGCGATCCGGGAGAGGATCGTCCGCGACATTCCCCCGCCGCCGGGCCAAAAGCCGATCATCTACGACCTGATCCACTCGACCCTGGCGCGCTATCGGACGAAAGCCTCCATCCCGGATGATGTCGTTGCATGCATCGAGTGCCTGCCCGTCTCCATCACCGCACCCGTGAGGCGGATCAGGCTCGTCCGCGAGACGCTCTTTCCCTGCCTCGCGACGGACGAACTCGCCTCCTTTCCGCTCGGCTGA